Proteins co-encoded in one Stenotrophomonas maltophilia genomic window:
- a CDS encoding Slp family lipoprotein, with protein sequence MNTKFLLTAVATLALSACATAPKPLQGQFSLVSPRDSVATQQVGTPVRWGGRIIETKPGQGETCFQMISRPLNASGRPNTTSSDASDGRFIACRAGFYDPAVFEAGRDVTFIGKIDGYQNTRIGEYDYRLPKLSADVIYLWPEQRQVDVVPYPYGPWGPGPYGPYWGGYGRWGWW encoded by the coding sequence ATGAACACCAAGTTCCTTCTCACCGCTGTGGCCACGCTGGCCCTGTCGGCCTGCGCCACGGCCCCCAAGCCGCTGCAGGGACAGTTCAGCCTGGTTTCCCCCCGCGACTCGGTCGCTACCCAGCAGGTCGGCACGCCGGTCCGGTGGGGTGGCCGCATCATTGAAACCAAGCCCGGCCAGGGCGAGACCTGCTTCCAGATGATCTCGCGCCCGCTCAACGCCAGTGGCCGCCCGAACACCACCTCCTCCGATGCCAGCGATGGCCGCTTCATTGCCTGCCGCGCCGGCTTCTACGATCCGGCCGTGTTCGAAGCCGGGCGTGATGTGACCTTCATCGGCAAGATCGATGGCTACCAGAACACCCGCATCGGCGAATACGACTACCGCCTGCCGAAGCTGTCGGCCGATGTGATCTACCTGTGGCCGGAACAGCGCCAGGTCGACGTGGTGCCCTATCCCTATGGGCCGTGGGGCCCGGGCCCGTATGGCCCGTACTGGGGCGGCTACGGCCGTTGGGGCTGGTGGTGA
- a CDS encoding histidine triad nucleotide-binding protein has translation MSTETLFSKIIRREIPATIVYEDDEVLGFKDIAPQAPVHVLFIPKNEIIPTLDDLQPSQAHLIGKLALAAAEYARREGFAQDGYRIVMNCREDAGQTVFHIHMHLLAGAPLGHFGAPGR, from the coding sequence ATGAGCACCGAAACCCTCTTCAGCAAGATCATCCGCCGCGAGATCCCGGCCACCATCGTCTATGAGGATGATGAGGTGCTGGGCTTCAAGGACATCGCGCCGCAGGCACCGGTGCATGTGTTGTTCATTCCGAAGAACGAGATCATCCCGACCCTGGATGACCTGCAGCCGTCGCAGGCGCACCTGATCGGCAAGCTGGCGCTGGCTGCGGCCGAATATGCACGGCGCGAAGGCTTCGCGCAGGACGGCTACCGCATCGTGATGAACTGCCGCGAGGACGCAGGGCAGACCGTGTTCCACATCCACATGCACCTGCTGGCCGGTGCGCCGCTGGGGCATTTCGGTGCGCCGGGGCGGTGA
- the recR gene encoding recombination mediator RecR, producing the protein MSAPLLEQLIDALRVLPGVGQKTAQRMAYHLLEREREGGQRLAETLALAVERIGHCAQCRDFSETELCPTCANSSRERSQLCVVESPADRLAIENATGFRGVYFVLQGRLSPLDGVGPRELGLEQLEQRLAEGEVQELIIATSATVEGEATAHYLAQVARARKVQPSRLAQGLPLGGELEYVDRGTLSHAFGTRSEFRD; encoded by the coding sequence GTGTCCGCACCCCTGCTTGAACAACTGATCGATGCGCTGCGGGTGCTGCCTGGCGTTGGCCAGAAGACCGCCCAACGCATGGCCTACCACCTGCTCGAACGTGAGCGCGAAGGTGGACAGCGCCTGGCCGAAACGCTGGCGCTGGCGGTGGAACGCATTGGCCATTGCGCGCAGTGCCGCGACTTCAGCGAAACCGAGCTGTGCCCGACCTGCGCCAACAGCAGCCGTGAGCGCAGCCAGTTGTGCGTGGTCGAATCACCGGCTGACCGGCTGGCCATCGAGAACGCTACCGGCTTTCGCGGTGTGTACTTCGTGCTGCAGGGCAGGCTGTCGCCGCTCGATGGTGTCGGGCCGCGCGAGCTGGGGCTGGAGCAGCTGGAGCAACGCCTGGCCGAAGGCGAGGTGCAGGAGTTGATCATCGCCACCAGTGCCACGGTCGAAGGCGAGGCGACGGCGCATTACCTGGCGCAGGTGGCACGGGCGCGCAAGGTGCAGCCCAGCCGCCTGGCCCAGGGGCTGCCACTGGGCGGTGAGCTGGAGTACGTCGACCGCGGCACGCTGTCGCACGCGTTCGGAACGCGCAGCGAGTTCCGCGATTGA
- a CDS encoding YbaB/EbfC family nucleoid-associated protein codes for MRGNIAQLMQQAQKMQENLQKAQEEIAKIEVTGSAGGGMVSVTLTGAKECRKVRIDPSLTSDPEMLEDLIAAAFNDASNKIDAESKSKMGSATAGMQLPPGMKLPF; via the coding sequence ATGCGCGGAAACATCGCCCAACTGATGCAGCAGGCCCAGAAGATGCAGGAGAACCTGCAGAAGGCCCAGGAAGAAATCGCCAAGATCGAAGTGACCGGCAGCGCCGGTGGCGGCATGGTCAGTGTGACCCTGACCGGCGCCAAGGAGTGCCGCAAGGTGCGCATCGATCCGTCGCTGACCAGCGATCCGGAAATGCTGGAAGACCTGATCGCCGCTGCCTTCAACGACGCATCGAACAAGATCGATGCCGAGTCGAAGTCGAAGATGGGTTCGGCCACCGCCGGCATGCAGCTGCCGCCGGGCATGAAGCTGCCGTTCTGA
- the dnaX gene encoding DNA polymerase III subunit gamma/tau: protein MENGGLMSYLVLARKWRPKRFAELVGQEHVVRALSNALDSGRVHHAFLFTGTRGVGKTTIARIFAKSLNCEQGTSADPCGQCAACLDIDAGRYIDLLEIDAASNTGVDDVREVIENAQYMPSRGKYKVYLIDEVHMLSKAAFNALLKTLEEPPEHVKFLLATTDPQKLPVTVLSRCLQFNLKRLDEDQIQGQMTRILAAEEIEADGSAIVQLAKAADGSLRDGLSLLDQAIAYAGGALREDVVRTMLGTVDRTQVTAMLDALAEGDGPRLLQVVAALAEFSPDWSGVLDALAEGLHRIQVQQLVPGAATAEGLDAAAFAERLRPEVVQLWYQMALNGRRDLPLAPSPRAGFEMAVLRMLAFRPAAAVPPVPKSVDAAGGGVQGGTAAGGGAAAPEAAPAAAGASSAQAAAQTPAPVQAAPREPEPEREPAPQPEPTPEPTPEPEPEPVPVEEPVSPPPLKVEAALPTANPDAGAGDDLPPWATDEAEARDAALAAEMAGPDAAMVAPWHEPPAPAVAPAEPAPAEPGRPFRAEGIAIAPAEPASTLEVAAQEGVSELATAEDWLDLVANSGLSGPSRQLAANAAFISCQHGTLKLGLSPGFEYLRSERALTALGEMLAKALGQAPKIVVETVETEHVPAETLHQRADRQRGERQQLAEAVFMDDPEVQVLIQQHGARVVSDSIRSFDE, encoded by the coding sequence ATGGAAAACGGTGGCCTGATGTCCTATCTCGTCCTTGCCCGCAAGTGGCGTCCGAAGCGTTTTGCCGAGCTGGTGGGCCAGGAACACGTGGTCCGTGCGCTCAGCAACGCGCTGGACAGCGGCCGGGTCCACCATGCGTTCCTGTTCACCGGCACCCGCGGCGTGGGCAAGACCACCATCGCGCGCATCTTCGCCAAGTCGCTGAACTGCGAACAGGGCACCAGCGCCGACCCGTGCGGCCAGTGCGCGGCGTGCCTGGACATCGACGCCGGCCGCTATATCGACCTGCTGGAAATCGACGCTGCGTCGAACACCGGTGTGGACGACGTACGCGAGGTGATCGAGAACGCGCAGTACATGCCCTCGCGCGGCAAGTACAAGGTCTACCTGATCGACGAAGTGCACATGCTGTCCAAGGCGGCGTTCAATGCGCTGCTGAAGACGCTGGAAGAACCGCCGGAGCATGTGAAGTTCCTGCTGGCTACCACCGACCCGCAGAAGCTGCCGGTCACCGTGCTCAGCCGCTGTCTGCAGTTCAACCTCAAGCGCCTGGACGAAGACCAGATCCAGGGCCAGATGACCCGCATCCTGGCCGCCGAGGAGATCGAGGCCGACGGCAGTGCCATCGTGCAGCTGGCCAAGGCCGCCGACGGCAGCCTGCGTGATGGGCTGTCGCTGCTCGATCAGGCCATCGCCTACGCCGGTGGTGCGCTGCGCGAGGACGTGGTACGCACCATGCTGGGCACGGTCGATCGCACCCAGGTGACGGCCATGCTCGATGCGCTGGCCGAGGGCGATGGCCCGCGCCTGCTGCAGGTGGTGGCCGCGTTGGCCGAGTTCTCGCCGGATTGGAGTGGCGTGCTGGACGCGCTGGCCGAAGGCCTGCACCGCATCCAGGTGCAGCAGCTGGTGCCGGGTGCCGCGACTGCGGAAGGTCTGGATGCGGCTGCATTCGCCGAGCGCCTGCGCCCGGAAGTGGTGCAGCTCTGGTACCAGATGGCGCTCAATGGCCGTCGTGACCTGCCGCTGGCGCCGAGCCCGCGCGCAGGCTTTGAGATGGCCGTGCTGCGCATGCTGGCGTTCCGTCCAGCCGCAGCGGTGCCGCCGGTGCCGAAGTCGGTCGACGCTGCTGGCGGTGGCGTGCAGGGCGGCACTGCTGCCGGTGGTGGCGCCGCTGCTCCCGAAGCGGCGCCGGCCGCCGCTGGCGCCTCGTCCGCCCAGGCCGCAGCGCAGACGCCCGCGCCGGTACAGGCTGCGCCGCGTGAGCCTGAACCCGAACGTGAGCCGGCCCCGCAACCGGAGCCGACACCCGAGCCGACACCCGAGCCGGAGCCGGAGCCGGTTCCGGTCGAAGAGCCCGTGTCGCCGCCGCCGCTGAAGGTGGAGGCTGCGCTGCCGACGGCCAACCCTGACGCTGGGGCGGGCGATGATCTGCCGCCGTGGGCCACCGACGAAGCCGAGGCCCGTGATGCGGCGCTGGCGGCCGAGATGGCGGGCCCGGATGCGGCCATGGTCGCGCCCTGGCACGAGCCGCCGGCCCCGGCCGTCGCGCCTGCTGAACCCGCGCCAGCCGAGCCGGGGCGTCCGTTCCGCGCCGAAGGCATTGCCATCGCGCCCGCCGAGCCCGCTTCGACGCTCGAGGTCGCCGCGCAGGAGGGTGTCAGCGAGCTGGCCACGGCTGAAGACTGGCTGGATCTGGTGGCCAACAGTGGCCTGAGCGGCCCGTCGCGGCAGCTGGCCGCCAACGCCGCGTTCATCAGCTGCCAGCACGGGACCTTGAAACTGGGCCTTTCGCCCGGATTTGAATACCTGCGTTCGGAGCGCGCGCTGACCGCCCTGGGCGAGATGCTGGCCAAGGCGCTCGGCCAGGCGCCGAAGATCGTGGTCGAGACCGTGGAGACCGAGCACGTTCCGGCCGAGACCCTGCACCAGCGTGCCGACCGCCAGCGTGGCGAGCGGCAGCAGCTGGCAGAGGCTGTTTTCATGGACGACCCGGAAGTGCAGGTGCTGATCCAACAGCACGGTGCGCGGGTCGTTTCCGATTCCATCCGTTCTTTTGACGAGTAA
- a CDS encoding DUF3667 domain-containing protein produces the protein MSSTDSAHAACENCNTALQGHYCHRCGQSAHNPLKHVGHAIEEVFESFWHLDGRIFRTLRDLWIPGRIALNYLNGRRVGYVQPLRLFVILTLFTFFIGKLFVHVDDFGISSGGGHDALFARATTVEQVDALRTEQITLLERQQADAATAGPAAFAMARAALNAAAAQRRAELTGGQQDAGSEDNAPGGGSFFSHTVNGKPWDADRNPIVIAGWPQFANKWLNKRLQNGNANIQRMGGKTDLYMQAILTALPGALFFLMPVFALVLRVAYIPRAMGYLEHLVVALYSHCWLMMVLLATFLIAGLGTAFASPAFSAVSSWLYALLWLAVPIYLLWMQQCVYGGNKVLTLVRYLIIGGIYLCLVSFVVMYATLAGISA, from the coding sequence ATGAGCTCGACTGACAGCGCGCACGCCGCATGCGAGAACTGCAACACCGCCCTGCAGGGTCACTACTGCCATCGCTGCGGGCAATCGGCGCACAACCCGCTCAAGCACGTGGGCCATGCCATCGAGGAGGTGTTCGAATCGTTCTGGCATCTGGATGGGCGCATCTTCCGCACGCTGCGCGATCTGTGGATACCCGGCCGCATCGCGCTGAACTACCTCAACGGCCGCCGGGTCGGCTATGTACAGCCGCTGCGCCTGTTCGTGATCCTCACGCTGTTCACCTTCTTCATCGGCAAGCTGTTCGTGCATGTCGACGATTTCGGCATCAGCAGCGGCGGTGGACACGACGCCCTGTTTGCCCGCGCCACGACCGTCGAACAGGTCGATGCGCTGCGCACAGAGCAGATCACCCTGCTCGAACGGCAGCAGGCCGACGCGGCCACGGCCGGCCCGGCCGCCTTCGCGATGGCCAGGGCAGCGCTGAATGCTGCGGCGGCCCAACGCCGCGCCGAGCTGACCGGCGGGCAGCAGGATGCCGGCAGCGAGGACAACGCCCCCGGCGGGGGTTCGTTCTTCAGCCACACCGTCAACGGCAAACCGTGGGACGCCGACCGCAATCCGATCGTCATTGCTGGTTGGCCACAGTTCGCCAACAAATGGCTCAACAAGCGCCTGCAGAACGGCAACGCCAACATCCAGCGCATGGGCGGCAAGACCGATCTGTACATGCAGGCGATCCTGACCGCGCTGCCCGGCGCGCTGTTCTTCCTGATGCCGGTCTTCGCACTGGTCCTGCGAGTGGCCTACATCCCACGTGCGATGGGCTATCTCGAGCACCTGGTGGTGGCGCTGTACAGCCACTGCTGGCTGATGATGGTGCTGCTGGCCACGTTCCTCATCGCCGGCCTGGGCACGGCTTTCGCCTCGCCAGCGTTCTCGGCGGTCAGCTCGTGGCTGTACGCGCTGCTGTGGCTGGCCGTTCCCATCTACCTGCTGTGGATGCAGCAATGCGTCTATGGCGGCAACAAGGTGCTGACCCTCGTGCGCTATCTCATCATCGGTGGAATCTACCTGTGCCTGGTGAGTTTCGTGGTGATGTACGCAACGCTGGCCGGCATTTCGGCGTAA
- a CDS encoding GNAT family N-acetyltransferase → MTLRLYRHTDANACLSIFEGNVPTYFAPEERSDFERFLREQAMGCAFQVIERDGRIVACGGLSRRDDGSAGFCWGMVERALHRQGIGRELALARLHQAEADRLITRITLSTSQHTQGFYAGLGFQVTRVVADGHGAGIDAVEMERRV, encoded by the coding sequence ATGACACTCCGACTCTACCGGCACACGGATGCCAACGCCTGCCTGTCGATCTTCGAGGGCAACGTGCCCACGTATTTCGCGCCCGAAGAGCGCAGTGATTTCGAACGCTTCCTGCGTGAGCAGGCGATGGGCTGCGCGTTCCAGGTCATCGAGCGCGATGGCCGCATCGTGGCCTGCGGTGGGCTCTCGCGCCGCGACGATGGCAGTGCCGGCTTCTGCTGGGGCATGGTCGAACGCGCGCTGCACCGGCAGGGCATCGGCCGCGAACTGGCCCTGGCGCGCCTGCACCAGGCTGAAGCGGATCGGTTGATCACCCGCATCACGCTCAGCACCAGCCAGCACACCCAGGGGTTCTACGCCGGCCTCGGCTTCCAGGTGACGCGGGTGGTAGCCGATGGCCACGGCGCCGGGATCGACGCCGTGGAGATGGAGCGGAGGGTGTAG